The Ananas comosus cultivar F153 linkage group 6, ASM154086v1, whole genome shotgun sequence genome segment caacaacaacaacaagaagagaGAGCTAAGCTAagcaaaagagaaagagaatggCGTCGTCGAGTGGTCTGAGGAGCTGCTCCGCCGTCGCGTTCCCGAGACTTCTCTCGTCGTCCAAATCACAATTTGCGGCCTCGCTCGCCATCCCGAACACTTCCTCCGGCCGCGTCTCCATGTCCGCCGAGTGGATGCCCGGCCAGCCCCGCCCTCCCTACCTCGACGGCTCAGCCCCCgggtatttttctttttctttttctttttaatctcttcatttatatatctaattaatgttttgtaattatttatttgattactCTTTAATCGTTTTTCCCCTTCCCTAAAATTTAGTGATTTTGGGTTCGATCCACTGCGCCTCGGAGAGGTGCCCGAGAACCTGGAGAGGTACAAGGAATCTGAGCTCATCCACTGCAGATGGGCGATGCTCGctgtggtatatatatatatactctccctctctcctgcTCACGTATCAGCTTTCGCCTCACCCACTTCAATAATAAGATCAAAATGTTTGATAAGTCGCACGATTACTATGTGTCCACAATTTTAATGTCATCTTAAATATAAGTAATCGGAACCGCAAGACTTGATCGATAAAATGTTAATCTgaaaaactaaacattcattttattttattttttaaggattGTGAACTAGTAGTACGTGGATCTATAAAACTTACCCTACCAATTTGAATTTGATCCCACAGCCAGGGGTCTTGGTGCCGGAGGCGCTGGGGCTCGGGAACTGGGTGAAGGCGCAAGAGTGGGCGGCAATCCCCGGCGGCCAGGCGACCTACTTGGGCAACCCGGTACCATGGGGTACCCTTCCGACCATCCTTATCATCGAGTTCTTCGCCATCGCCTTCGTCGAGCATCAGCGCAGCATGGAGAAGGATCCGGAGAAGAAGAAGTACCCCGGCGGCGCCTTCGACCCCTTGGGATTCTCCAAGGACCCTGAGAAGTTCAAGGAGTACAAGGTCAAGGAAATCAAGAACGGTATGGAAAATTCGCCTTCGGATTAAGGCCTAGCTTgataatgcatgcatatttccAATGCAATCAATTGCAGCTTTAGAGTtccaaaagaagagaaaaacaaaaaaaaaaaaaatcttcttaaAATTTCACCTCTAGTATTAGAGAGAAGACTGAGCTGCTAAGCGCTTTT includes the following:
- the LOC109711579 gene encoding chlorophyll a-b binding protein 6, chloroplastic — encoded protein: MASSSGLRSCSAVAFPRLLSSSKSQFAASLAIPNTSSGRVSMSAEWMPGQPRPPYLDGSAPGDFGFDPLRLGEVPENLERYKESELIHCRWAMLAVPGVLVPEALGLGNWVKAQEWAAIPGGQATYLGNPVPWGTLPTILIIEFFAIAFVEHQRSMEKDPEKKKYPGGAFDPLGFSKDPEKFKEYKVKEIKNGRLAILAFVGFCVQQSAYPGTGPLENLAAHLADPWHRNIGDVIIPRSIVP